In a single window of the Rhodamnia argentea isolate NSW1041297 chromosome 2, ASM2092103v1, whole genome shotgun sequence genome:
- the LOC115737298 gene encoding (-)-germacrene D synthase-like yields MSQVSAIPSSSPGKGRSHAIERRSAGYHPSIWGDYFLKYASPSNSVDDGHDQEAEQEIQKLKDEVKRSLYANADKPLLNLDMIDQIQRLGIAHHFVSEIDHVLTQLNETCFVRNNGDRDIDDLYTAALLFRLLRQHGYRISCDIFNKFKDASGKFSEKHAGDVRGLLSLYEASHLSVHGEEVLDQALSFSSTHLESIKEQLNPPLATQVRHALKQTIRRGVPRLEARRYISMYEEEPSHNEVLILLAKLDFNRLQKQHQEELSDLARWWMGLDFKSKLPFARDRLVEGYFWILGVHFEPDLAVARGMMTKVIALTSVLDDIYDVYGTYEELELFSQAIQRWDIDCINELPGYMQVFYKALIDVYIEIEEGLACTGRSYRLYYAIEAMKRQARCYFAEAKWLHQQHKPTMDEYMSIAQVSSGYPLLAITSFVGMPETVTKDDLDWLFNDPKILKASTVICRLMDDLSTHKFEQSRQHADSAMQCYMRQHGVTEREAENDLRKQVEDAWKDMNEECLRPTAVAMPLLMGILNLTRVMDVLYKDGGDHYTNPHISLKDHIKSVLMDPVQ; encoded by the exons ATGTCGCAAGTTTCAGCgattccatcttcttctccggGTAAAGGAAGAAGCCACGCGATCGAACGTCGGTCGGCGGGTTATCATCCGAGCATATGGGGGGACTACTTCCTTAAATATGCTTCTCCCTCCAACTCAGTG GATGATGGCCATGATCAGGAGGCGGAACAAGAAATCCAGAAGCTGAAGGACGAAGTGAAGAGGTCGCTATACGCTAATGCGGACAAGCCGCTCCTGAATCTGGACATGATTGATCAAATACAACGATTAGGCATTGCGCACCACTTCGTGAGTGAGATCGATCACGTGTTGACACAGCTTAATGAGACATGTTTTGTTCGCAACAACGGGGATCGGGATATTGATGACCTCTACACGGCTGCTCTCCTCTTCCGATTGTTGCGACAACATGGCTACCGAATTTCATGTG ACATCTTCAACAAGTTCAAGGATGCCAGTGGAAAGTTCAGTGAGAAACATGCCGGCGACGTACGGGGATTACTGAGTTTGTATGAAGCTAGCCATTTGAGCGTGCATGGAGAAGAGGTTCTTGATCAAGCGCTTTCTTTCAGCTCAACCCATCTTGAATCCATCAAAGAGCAACTAAACCCTCCTCTCGCAACACAAGTCCGCCACGCCTTAAAGCAAACAATTCGCCGAGGCGTGCCGAGGCTCGAGGCCAGACGATACATCTCCATGTACGAAGAGGAACCTTCACATAACGAAGTCCTAATTTTGCTAGCCAAGTTAGATTTCAACCGCTTGCAAAAGCAACACCAGGAGGAGTTATCTGATCTTGCAAG GTGGTGGATGGGTCTAGACTTCAAGAGCAAGTTACCATTCGCAAGAGATAGGCTCGTGGAAGGATACTTTTGGATATTAGGAGTTCATTTTGAGCCCGACTTAGCGGTTGCTAGAGGAATGATGACCAAAGTGATCGCACTCACTTCAGTTCTTGATGACATATATGATGTCTATGGCACCTATGAAGAGTTAGAGCTCTTCAGTCAAGCAATCCAAAG GTGGGACATCGATTGCATAAATGAACTTCCAGGGTACATGCAAGTGTTTTACAAAGCACTTATTGATGTGTACATCGAAATTGAAGAAGGACTGGCTTGCACAGGAAGATCGTACCGCCTCTACTATGCGATAGAAGCG ATGAAAAGGCAAGCGAGATGCTACTTTGCTGAAGCAAAATGGCTGCACCAACAACACAAGCCCACGATGGACGAGTACATGTCCATTGCACAGGTATCCAGTGGTTATCCATTGTTAGCCATCACGTCCTTTGTGGGAATGCCGGAAACTGTCACGAAAGACGATTTAGATTGGTTGTTCAACGACCCAAAGATCCTCAAGGCTTCAACAGTCATTTGCAGGCTCATGGATGATTTGTCCACTCACAAG TTTGAGCAATCGAGACAACATGCGGACTCGGCAATGCAATGTTACATGAGGCAACACGGCGTCACTGAACGAGAAGCGGAGAACGACCTTCGCAAGCAAGTTGAGGACGCATGGAAGGACATGAACGAGGAGTGTCTTCGCCCGACCGCCGTCGCAATGCCGCTTCTCATGGGAATTCTCAACCTCACCCGAGTGATGGACGTGCTGTACAAGGACGGAGGAGATCACTATACCAATCCTCATATTTCGCTGAAAGATCACATAAAATCGGTGCTTATGGACCCGGTGCAATAG
- the LOC115737309 gene encoding (-)-germacrene D synthase-like isoform X2 — protein sequence MSLQNSAVLSSSPAQPKIPVAERPSGIFHTTIWGDYFLKYVSDSNPMSSHGLAEERIERLKGEVRKMLTGALDKPSQKLNLIDQVQRMGIAYHFELEIDDQLEQIHRNYFELHHGDNEDDLHTVALLFRLFRQQGYNVPCEIFNRFKDSEGNFSKSIIADVQGLLSLYEACHLSYHGEDMLDEALAFTRTHLESIDKIKASPSLEKLVSHALHQPIHKGLPRLETRRYIEFYQEDPSHNEVLLSLAKHDFNSLQKQYRKELGNLTRWWIDLDIEGEFPFARDRLAELYVWMVGVYFEPEYEIARAIVTKMLVFLSILDDIYDVYGKWEELELFTEAIQRWDDDAKEGLPKRMQVFHKALLDFSDEIGHEVTRRGKSYRLFYFKEAMNIQVRTYLAEAKWFHQSHVPTMEEYLPIALNTIGCDLTYVTSFLGMGDVVTKDAFEWVYRYPNIVNGGRAVGRIMNDVAGHKFEQERGHVASSVECFMKQHGATEEEANEELCKLVVDAWKDMNEGLRHPTVIPMAVLMRVINLARATHAVYEDKTDHYVNAGTNFKEFVTCLLVNPLPM from the exons ATGTCTCTTCAGAATTCAGCAGTCCTATCCTCTTCTCCTGCTCAACCAAAAATCCCGGTGGCCGAACGCCCATCGGGAATTTTTCATACAACCATATGGGGGGATTACTTTCTCAAATATGTTTCTGACTCCAACCCCATG AGCTCCCATGGCCTAGCAGAGGAACGGATTGAGAGATTGAAAGGAGAAGTGAGGAAGATGTTGACAGGTGCTTTGGATAAGCCTTCGCAGAAGTTGAACTTGATTGATCAAGTCCAACGCATGGGAATTGCCTACCATTTTGAACTTGAGATAGATGACCAGCTGGAACAAATTCATAGAAACTATTTTGAGCTTCACCACGGTGATAACGAGGACGACCTACACACCGTCGCTCTTCTGTTTCGATTGTTTCGACAACAGGGTTACAATGTTCCCTGTG AAATCTTTAACAGGTTCAAGGACAGTGAAGGGAATTTCAGCAAATCGATCATCGCCGACGTGCAGGGACTGCTAAGTTTATATGAAGCTTGCCATCTAAGCTATCACGGCGAAGACATGTTGGATGAGGCACTCGCTTTTACTAGAACTCACCTTgaatcaattgataaaataaaagcaagccCTAGTCTCGAAAAACTAGTGAGTCATGCCCTACATCAACCAATCCACAAGGGTCTGCCAAGGCTAGAGACCAGGCGTTACATTGAATTCTACCAAGAGGATCCTTCGCATAATGAAGTCCTGCTCTCCTTGGCTAAGCACGATTTCAACTCATTGCAAAAGCAATACCGGAAGGAACTCGGCAACCTTACAAG GTGGTGGATCGATTTAGATATAGAGGGGGAGTTCCCATTTGCTAGAGACAGACTTGCGGAGCTGTATGTCTGGATGGTAGGAGTTTATTTCGAGCCGGAATACGAGATCGCTAGAGCAATAGTCACCAAAATGCTGGTTTTTCTTTCCATTCTCGACGACATCTACGATGTCTATGGTAAATGGGAGGAACTAGAGCTCTTCACGGAAGCAATTCAAAG GTGGGATGATGATGCCAAAGAAGGATTGCCAAAGCGCATGCAAGTATTCCACAAGGCGCTTCTTGATTTCTCTGATGAGATAGGCCACGAAGTGACCAGAAGAGGGAAATCATACCGCCTCTTCTATTTTAAAGAAGCG ATGAACATCCAAGTGAGAACATACTTGGCCGAAGCCAAATGGTTCCACCAAAGCCACGTACCGACAATGGAGGAGTACCTGCCCATTGCATTAAATACCATCGGCTGTGATCTGACGTATGTGACATCGTTTCTGGGAATGGGAGATGTTGTAACAAAAGATGCTTTCGAATGGGTATACCGCTACCCCAATATAGTGAACGGTGGGCGAGCAGTCGGCCGGATCATGAACGACGTTGCCGGACACAAG tttgAGCAAGAGAGAGGTCACGTGGCTTCTTCAGTGGAGTGTTTCATGAAACAACATGGAGCAACGGAGGAAGAGGCGAATGAGGAGCTGTGCAAACTGGTGGTCGATGCATGGAAGGACATGAACGAGGGGCTGCGCCATCCGACCGTCATCCCCATGGCGGTCCTCATGCGAGTTATCAATCTCGCACGAGCCACACACGCTGTATATGAAGATAAAACGGATCACTACGTCAATGCTGGGACCAATTTCAAAGAGTTCGTGACTTGTCTGCTCGTCAATCCATTGCCAATGTGA
- the LOC115737309 gene encoding (-)-germacrene D synthase-like isoform X1: MSLQSSAVPSSSPAQEASPVAERPSAIFHPSIWTDYFLKYASDSNSMSSHGLAEERIERLKGEVRKMLTGALDKPSQKLNLIDQVQRMGIAYHFELEIDDQLEQIHRNYFELHHGDNEDDLHTVALLFRLFRQQGYNVPCEIFNRFKDSEGNFSKSIIADVQGLLSLYEACHLSYHGEDMLDEALAFTRTHLESIDKIKASPSLEKLVSHALHQPIHKGLPRLETRRYIEFYQEDPSHNEVLLSLAKHDFNSLQKQYRKELGNLTRWWIDLDIEGEFPFARDRLAELYVWMVGVYFEPEYEIARAIVTKMLVFLSILDDIYDVYGKWEELELFTEAIQRWDDDAKEGLPKRMQVFHKALLDFSDEIGHEVTRRGKSYRLFYFKEAMNIQVRTYLAEAKWFHQSHVPTMEEYLPIALNTIGCDLTYVTSFLGMGDVVTKDAFEWVYRYPNIVNGGRAVGRIMNDVAGHKFEQERGHVASSVECFMKQHGATEEEANEELCKLVVDAWKDMNEGLRHPTVIPMAVLMRVINLARATHAVYEDKTDHYVNAGTNFKEFVTCLLVNPLPM, encoded by the exons AGCTCCCATGGCCTAGCAGAGGAACGGATTGAGAGATTGAAAGGAGAAGTGAGGAAGATGTTGACAGGTGCTTTGGATAAGCCTTCGCAGAAGTTGAACTTGATTGATCAAGTCCAACGCATGGGAATTGCCTACCATTTTGAACTTGAGATAGATGACCAGCTGGAACAAATTCATAGAAACTATTTTGAGCTTCACCACGGTGATAACGAGGACGACCTACACACCGTCGCTCTTCTGTTTCGATTGTTTCGACAACAGGGTTACAATGTTCCCTGTG AAATCTTTAACAGGTTCAAGGACAGTGAAGGGAATTTCAGCAAATCGATCATCGCCGACGTGCAGGGACTGCTAAGTTTATATGAAGCTTGCCATCTAAGCTATCACGGCGAAGACATGTTGGATGAGGCACTCGCTTTTACTAGAACTCACCTTgaatcaattgataaaataaaagcaagccCTAGTCTCGAAAAACTAGTGAGTCATGCCCTACATCAACCAATCCACAAGGGTCTGCCAAGGCTAGAGACCAGGCGTTACATTGAATTCTACCAAGAGGATCCTTCGCATAATGAAGTCCTGCTCTCCTTGGCTAAGCACGATTTCAACTCATTGCAAAAGCAATACCGGAAGGAACTCGGCAACCTTACAAG GTGGTGGATCGATTTAGATATAGAGGGGGAGTTCCCATTTGCTAGAGACAGACTTGCGGAGCTGTATGTCTGGATGGTAGGAGTTTATTTCGAGCCGGAATACGAGATCGCTAGAGCAATAGTCACCAAAATGCTGGTTTTTCTTTCCATTCTCGACGACATCTACGATGTCTATGGTAAATGGGAGGAACTAGAGCTCTTCACGGAAGCAATTCAAAG GTGGGATGATGATGCCAAAGAAGGATTGCCAAAGCGCATGCAAGTATTCCACAAGGCGCTTCTTGATTTCTCTGATGAGATAGGCCACGAAGTGACCAGAAGAGGGAAATCATACCGCCTCTTCTATTTTAAAGAAGCG ATGAACATCCAAGTGAGAACATACTTGGCCGAAGCCAAATGGTTCCACCAAAGCCACGTACCGACAATGGAGGAGTACCTGCCCATTGCATTAAATACCATCGGCTGTGATCTGACGTATGTGACATCGTTTCTGGGAATGGGAGATGTTGTAACAAAAGATGCTTTCGAATGGGTATACCGCTACCCCAATATAGTGAACGGTGGGCGAGCAGTCGGCCGGATCATGAACGACGTTGCCGGACACAAG tttgAGCAAGAGAGAGGTCACGTGGCTTCTTCAGTGGAGTGTTTCATGAAACAACATGGAGCAACGGAGGAAGAGGCGAATGAGGAGCTGTGCAAACTGGTGGTCGATGCATGGAAGGACATGAACGAGGGGCTGCGCCATCCGACCGTCATCCCCATGGCGGTCCTCATGCGAGTTATCAATCTCGCACGAGCCACACACGCTGTATATGAAGATAAAACGGATCACTACGTCAATGCTGGGACCAATTTCAAAGAGTTCGTGACTTGTCTGCTCGTCAATCCATTGCCAATGTGA